The genomic region GGCAGAATCCTGGGTCGCCGGGGGCGCTAACGTCACCCGTCAGACTTCACGTGAGGCAAGGGGGGGCAGGGGATGAGTGGCGCGGCTCGGGCGATCGGCCTGCTACTGGGCGCGGCCGCCGACGTGGTGGTCGGGGACCCGCGGCGCGGGCATCCGGTGGCCGCCTTCGGCACGGTGGCCGCGGGTCTGGAGAAGCTGCTCTACCGGGACCACCGGGCGCCGGGGGTGGCGCACGTGCTGGTGCTGACCGGGGGCGCGGTGCTGCTCGGCGTGGCCGCGGAGAAGCTGGGCAGGCGGTCCCCGGTGACCCAGGCGGCGACCACCGCGGTGGCCACCTGGGCGGTGCTGGGCGGCTGCTCGCTGGCCAACGAGGGCACGCTGATGGGCCGCGCGCTGGACGGCGGGCACCTGGCCGAGGCCAGGGAGCGGCTGCCGAACCTGTGCGGCCGCGACCCGGAGGCGCTGGACGCGCTGGGCCTGGCCAGGGCCACCGTGGAGTCGGTCGCGGAGAACACCTCGGACGCGCAGGTCGCCCCGCTGTTCTGGGGCGCGGTGGCCGGGGTGCCCGGCCTGCTGGCCTACCGGGCGGTCAACACCCTGGACGCGATGGTCGGGCACCGCTCGCCGCGCTACCGCAACTTCGGCTGGGCCGCGGCCCGGCTGGACGACGTGGTCAACCTGGTCCCGTCCCGGCTGGCCGCGATGCTGACCGCGGCGGGCGCGCCGGTGGTGGGCGGTTCGGCCAAGCACGCCTGGCGGACCTGGCGGCTGGACGCCTCGGCGCACCCGAGCCCGAACGCCGGTCAGGTGGAGGCGGCCTTCGCCGGCGCGCTGGAGATCCGGCTGGGCGGGCGCACGGTGTACCGGCACGGCGCGGAGGAGCGGCCGGTGCTCGGCGACGGGCGCAACCCGGACGCCGGGCACGTCACCAGGGCGGTGGAGCTGTCCAGGGTGGTCGGCGGGCTGTCCGCGGTGGCCTCAGCGGCGGCCGCCGTAGCGATCGGCGGTCTGCGCCGCGGGCGTCGGCGCCGGGGTTGACGGCTCGTCCCCGTCCTCGTCGTCCTCGTCCTCTTCGGGGTGCGCCTCGCGCCAGAGCAGGAAGATCAGCCCGACCGGGGCCATGATGCCGAAGGCGATCCACTGCAGGGCGTAGGAGAAGTACGGCCCGGACACCAGCTCCGGCAGCGGCAGCAGGCCGAGCACGCCGGGCTGCCCGGCGTTGAGCTGCACGTAGCCCGGCCGCAGGTCCAGGCCGGTGGCCTTGCCCAGCACGGTGGGGTCGATGGTGTAGATCTGCCGCTTGCCGTCCTGGTCCAGCACCTCCTGCCGGCTGGAGTCGATCTCGCTGGCCCGCACCCGGCCGACCACGGTGACCTCGCCACCCGGCGCGGGGTCGTAGGCCACCGGCTTGGTGCCCTGCTCGACCTTGATGTAGCCCCGGTTGACCACCACGGTCTGTCCCGAGTTCAGGCGCAGCGGGGTGAGCACCTCGAAGGCGGCCTTGCCCTCGGCCTTGCGCAGCCGGACCAGCGTCTCGGCCTCCGGCAGGTACCGCCCGGTGAGCTTGACCTGCTGCCACTGCCTGTCCGCCGGGTTGGCGCCGGGCGGCAGCGCGGTCTCGTAGTCGGCGGCCTGGGAGTCCAGCGAGCCGGTGATCGCGGCGTTCTGCGCCTCCCGGCGCTGGTCCTGCCGGAACTGCCAGGGCGCCAGGATCCACAGGCAGGCCGCGGAGAACAGCAGCACGAACCCGATCAGGGCCAGCCAGCCCGGTCGCAGCAGGAACTTCCAACGCACCCCACCACGGTAGGCGGCGCGGTCACCCGGTCGCTGGCCGCCCCCTGCCGGCCAGCGCTGCCTTGGCCGCCTCGACCGCGCGTGCCGGGTAGTCGCCGCCGAAGAGCACCACGTGCACCAGCAGTGGGAACAGCTGGTGCAGCGGCACCCGCGCCCGCCAGCCCTCGGCCAGCGGCGCGACCTCCTGGTAGGCGCCCAGGATCCGGTCCAGGTGCGGGCAGCCGAACAGCCGGAGCATGGCCAGGTCGCTCTCCCGGTGCCCGCCGTGCGCGGCCGGGTCGATCAGGTGCACCCCGTCGGAGCCCCAGAGCACGTTGCCGGACCACAGGTCGCCGTGCAGCCGGGCCGGTGGCTCCGGCGGCCCAGCGAGCTCGGCGATCCGGTCGCAGACCTCCCGCACCGGCCGGGGGTCGGGCAGGTTCGCGGCGCGCAGGTAGGGCTCGATGCGGTAGCTGGCGAAGAACTCCGGCCAGTCCGGCGTCGGCTCGTTGCGC from Crossiella sp. CA-258035 harbors:
- a CDS encoding cobalamin biosynthesis protein, whose protein sequence is MSGAARAIGLLLGAAADVVVGDPRRGHPVAAFGTVAAGLEKLLYRDHRAPGVAHVLVLTGGAVLLGVAAEKLGRRSPVTQAATTAVATWAVLGGCSLANEGTLMGRALDGGHLAEARERLPNLCGRDPEALDALGLARATVESVAENTSDAQVAPLFWGAVAGVPGLLAYRAVNTLDAMVGHRSPRYRNFGWAAARLDDVVNLVPSRLAAMLTAAGAPVVGGSAKHAWRTWRLDASAHPSPNAGQVEAAFAGALEIRLGGRTVYRHGAEERPVLGDGRNPDAGHVTRAVELSRVVGGLSAVASAAAAVAIGGLRRGRRRRG
- a CDS encoding SURF1 family cytochrome oxidase biogenesis protein; protein product: MRWKFLLRPGWLALIGFVLLFSAACLWILAPWQFRQDQRREAQNAAITGSLDSQAADYETALPPGANPADRQWQQVKLTGRYLPEAETLVRLRKAEGKAAFEVLTPLRLNSGQTVVVNRGYIKVEQGTKPVAYDPAPGGEVTVVGRVRASEIDSSRQEVLDQDGKRQIYTIDPTVLGKATGLDLRPGYVQLNAGQPGVLGLLPLPELVSGPYFSYALQWIAFGIMAPVGLIFLLWREAHPEEDEDDEDGDEPSTPAPTPAAQTADRYGGRR
- a CDS encoding fructosamine kinase family protein, producing the protein MTAPIGRLTGSEPVHVRPAGGSAAEVFRATLADGREVIAKSAAEGSSVAEAAGLSWLAAANAVPIPAVHGHDERWLVLDWVPPGEPTAEAAERFGRQLAALHASGASAFGCPPPGGPTEAWIGAAPMRNEPTPDWPEFFASYRIEPYLRAANLPDPRPVREVCDRIAELAGPPEPPARLHGDLWSGNVLWGSDGVHLIDPAAHGGHRESDLAMLRLFGCPHLDRILGAYQEVAPLAEGWRARVPLHQLFPLLVHVVLFGGDYPARAVEAAKAALAGRGRPATG